From the Rattus norvegicus strain BN/NHsdMcwi chromosome 15, GRCr8, whole genome shotgun sequence genome, the window TACTTAACATAATGCTTAGTATTTAGTTCTACATGTTCTCTAAAAATggtgatttgaaaaaaaaaagattgcttgaGACAGATCTTGAGGGTTGCAGTCTTGCTCTGTTACAAGGAAATTTTTCTACTTCTTGGTCAACTAAGGTGTGAGCAACAAACATCACACTCTTGACAATTCAGTCACCATATGACCCTTGACCCAGTGAACTGTACCTTTAAGCCATAAGTGTAAATATGTGTTTCACTGGCAAATTGTTTTTGTCCatcaggaaaagagaaaagcaattgATATGCgcgtgtcctagttagggtttaaAATGGTGCAATGAAATATCATgtccaaaaagcaagttggaaaggaaagtcTTATTTAGCTTATACTTTCATATAATTGTTCCTTAATGAAGGAAAGTGAGGAAAAAATGTAAACAGAGCaaaaatctggaggcaggagctgatgcagaggccatggagggtactacttactggcttccttccAATGGCTTAcgcagcttgctttcttatagaatctaaGACAATCTGTCCAGGGGGTCATCACCCATAGTAGCTGGGCCCTTtcctatcaatcactaagaaaatgcctcatagTCCTGCCTACAACCAATTCTTATGgagccattttcttaattgacgttccctcctttcaggtgattttatcttgtgtcaagttgtcatacAATTATCCAACACAATTGACCAGGGCAACTTAACAAGCATTGTTAGCCACAACCGTTCCTTTATTGTTCACCCCTTAtatcacatacaaataacacaattCAAAACATTTTATGAACTTAAAATTCCCACAGTCCTTACAAATTAAAACACTTCAaaatttaatatctttaaaagtacaaaatttCTTTTCAAACATAAAATCACCTCAAACACTCAATCTCTCCTATAAAATCAATATTAAGTTAAATACTTCACTTAACAataaaatatcagggcacagtcatcATTAGATCAAAGCAACGTCCCATATGAGGGATTCACTAAAGATCTTCTGGACTCCTCCATACAAAGAACTTGGGTCACTTTTGcatctctgccctctgtagcacacacacagcttgtcttgGGAACTCAGAGACTTCACTGAAAGGCAGCTGCTGTTTTTATGGTTATCCCGTGAGATTGGCATCTTCCAAATTTTAGGATCTTCTGTTACAACCGAGCTTCACTTTCACCAATAGCCCCTCTTAGGCTATCTCCATGGTATCAAGCCTCAATGTCTCTACATGGCCCCTTCAAACCTGGCCTTCAAGTGTTACTGAGGCTACACCTTTAACAATGGCCTCTCAGTGCCATGTCTCAGCTCTTCTCTATGACTCTTTCATAACTTCAAAACCAATACCATCTTGGTGCCTTTTCCAAAAACAAGGTCAGCTGCCTGTATGAGGTACAACTTTGGCTGATTACAGAACTTAATTAGGTAATAAGTTAATAAGTGATGTTGCTTCCAGGTaggaaataataataaacctattgcatttttgttttgtttatgtataagaagaaaaccccccaaaaatgaaagaaaggctatATCAGACCCTGTTGAAAGGAAATCTCAGAATGTGAACCATTTTTCTGACTTGACAAGCTTGAAAATTCttaaatgaaggaaaggccaggtCCCCCTGAGGAAGGAATTTGCAAAAATACCTAAGAGTTTTACCGTTATTCATTTCCCCATCCTTCCCACTAGTGACCTACCACTTTTTACAGCAGTATActgagggaaagaaaataatcagataTTCTAGGATCAACTATATACTGGTTCATAATTGATGATTCAACAAtactcaaataaaaatattaaagtaagAGCTTATGGCAGTCAGAAATTGAACCTTAAACCCAATTTACAGTGTTTCCTGAACCCAGTGTAGTTATTCCCCAGTTCTGgatggtatattttggatagatgAATAAAAATATCAGGAGAATTCTCAGATTGGTTTTTTGAATTGTGTAATGAGGACTGTTATAGTTACTAAGGCAAAATGGAAGCCATTGGAGTTACCTTTACAAGGTAAAATAGTGagccaaaaaaaaatcataacccAGGAGGAATTTCAGAAAATAATGCCACCCATCAAAGACTTGGAAGTCTCAGGTATTGGGATTTCCAAcacatctccctttaactctcCTATTTGGCAACTAGAGAATACAAATGTGTCATAAAGAGTGACAGTTTACTATTGAACACTTAGTCAAGTAGTAGTTCTGATTGCAGTTTTGGTGCCAGATATGTGTTCTTATTTGAGCAGATTAACACATATCCTGGTACATAGTATTCAGTTGCTGTTCTAGCAAATGCATTTTTCTTGGTAATGTCTGTAAGAATAACCAGAAGTAATTTGGTTTCAGTAGATACAAGGTCTTAAGTTCTGATATGTCATATGACAAGCCAGAGATCCAGTGGCAGATTAACTACATTGGACCATTTCTTTCATGAAAAGAACATCGAATGAAATAAATACTTGGTTGCATTGTATATTTGCCTTCCCTGAATttaatgcttctgccaaaactAACATTTTGGACCTATAGAATGACTTGTCCACCATCATGCTATTCTACACAGTACTCCCTTTGACAAAAGAAATCACTTCACAGTTAGAGAAATGTGCTCACAGTTATGGAATCTATTGGTCTTATCATGTTCCACACCATCCTGAAAGAGCTGATTCTGTAGAACAATTGAATGGCCTTTTGAAAGTATAATTACAGAGTAAATTAGTTGAAAGTAATCTGTAGGGTTGTTGGACATGGTTTTTGAGAAGGTGGTACATGTTTGGATAACAATCCAATATATGATATGGTTTCTCCTTGAATCATGACCCAAAGGTCCAAGCAACAAGGTACACAACATAGAATATTTTACTCACTATAACCCCTAGTAATCCCTAGGAAAAATTCTAGTTCATGTTTCCTTGACCTTAAATCCCTCTAACCTAGAAGCTTTGGTTCTAGAGAGGAGAGCACCTCTGCCAGGAAAGAGAACAAATATTTCATTGCACTAAAAAGCTCAGAAATCACTATGGCTACAGTGGGCTTCTGATGCCCTTCAGGTCAACAGGATAAACAAGAAAGAGTAAGGTTAAGAGTAGCTATTTATCAGGTTACTAAGGATGAATTGTACTGTTTCTCCACAATGCACATATGAAGAATTATGTCTGTAGTACAGGACACTTTATGGAATCTCTTAGTGTTACTGATGATTAAAGTCAGTGAGAAACTACAACAACCAACTCCAAgcagaataacaaaaagcccagacCCTTTAGGAATAAAAGATTGTGTCAGCCttccaggaaatgaaaacaacctCCCAGACGCTCAGTATGGgtagagaaaatacaaaatgggTACTACAGATATATAGTTATTAATATGAGCTAAAGCTCATGACTTATTTCAGAAATGAGGATTATAATTTCTATGTTTCTGTcatattttgttaagaatgtgtTTGTACAGATAGTTGTGCTTTTTTTCACCAATTGCTTCATCATGTAACATAATATTAGTTAAGAGAATAGTAGTggttattatatttaaatttttagacACTAAAATGTTCCTCAAGGTACATTGCCACCTATTCTAGAATTTGTAATGCATTTGCAGTTATACGTGAGATGGCTTAACTATATTATGCTTAGTGTAATTTTGTGACCTGGTTAACATATAAtgtatttgtgattttttttacacgggatagttatatcatgttagacATATGATGTggttattgttttgatttgagaACTAAGCATGATATGAGGTAAAATTGTGTGCAGAGATGAGAAAGGGTAGACTTAGGACAACTGTTCatggttgtcaacttgaatatAACTGGCATTAAATAATgcataagtatataaaatatttggtaTGCCTCTAAGATttcttaaatttaattatttaagttGGAAAGCTTCACCCTAAACAACAGGTAGGGGATGTCATGTGAAAGGATCCACATTCCATCTGTTCCACATCTTCTGGTGACAACCTATATTGGAAAATATGGAAAGAAGGGAGCATGTGGCACTTACCCTCACTCTCACTGAAAAGTTCGCTCCTTCACTGGTATTAAAGCTTATTTCTTCTGTATTGTGGTGTAGTCAAGATTAGCTAAGACATCCAGTCTTAAGGAATAAACAATTATTTGATTCCTGGACATTCCTTTGGGAGATAGGAATAGTAATTTCATAATCTGTTAACCACTCTGAtgagtctctcactctctcacacaaacacaaacacactcacacacacacacacacacacacacacacacacacacacagacataatttTCATCAGTTCTGTTTCTTTAGACAATACAGACTAAGGAGGTacataatatacattttaattgTGCCTaacaatttttaagaaaatgtattaaaatgatGAGCAGTGAGGACTTTTCTCTGGAATCATGCTTAATTTTACTCAGGATCATTTTCTAATGTATTTACCTTGCATTTAATACAAAGGTCACCTctttaacttaaatatttataacaCAAACAAAGGTGATTTGCATGATTCTAGAATCCCCTGGAGAGTCTTCATTCTGACTCAATATGTGGCTGTTTCACAGAGATCCTTAATTTTTCCCAGGATTTACATGACTGTTTCTCAGTTTCCTCAAGGCTGATTTCATACCTTCATTTCTCAGAGAATATATGATAGAATTCAGTAAAGGTGTGCAAATGGTATAGAAGACAGAAAGGAACTTATCCACAGACAATCTGCTGAAAGGCCATATGTAGAAATAAATACAGGGCCCAAAGAAAAGGATCACCACAGTGATATGAGCCGTTAGTGTAGAAAGTGCTTTTGATGACCCACTAGAGGACTGGCGTTGGACAGTGACCAAAATGATGATATAGGAAATAACTAAAGCCAGGAAACAGCTCAGTGATATCAGGCCACTGTTAGCCAAGGTCAAAATTTCCATTCTGTATGTATCCATGCAGGCAAGCTTTATCACCAAGGGAAGATCACAAAAGAAGCTATCTACCTCATTGGGACCACAGAACGGCAGATTCACTGTAAATGCCAAATGGCTCACCGAATGAAGGATACCTACTGACCAAGAAATTGACACAAAAATTATACATACCCTCCGATTCATAATTAGATTGTAGTGCAGTGGCTTACATATTGCTACAAACCTGTCATACCCCATAGCTACAAGCAACATCATTTCGCTCCCAACAAAGCtatgaagaagaaatatttgGGTCATGCAACCCTCAAAGGAAATAGTTTTGAGTTCAACAAAAAAGTCCACAAGCATCTTAGGAGTGGCAAAGTTAGACTGGCAGATGTCAATGAATGAAAGGTGACCGAGCAAAAAGTACATAGGAGAGTTCAAGTGTGAGTCAGCGAAAATGATGACAATAATCATGACATTACCCAACACTGATGTCACATAGATGACAGAGAAGATAGTAAAAAGCAGAAGCTGAAGTCCCCAAGAtttagaaagtcccagaagcACAAACTCAGATACTGTGGATTCATTACTGTGAGCCATGTATCCAATGTAAAGTCACCTAaatgaaaatcaagaaaatattacCATCACTTGCCTACCATTATACCTTATTCATAAAGAAAAGGGTGGTGAGATTTCAAATGTAACTAACtaatttcaatataaatatatgGAAAGGGGAATTTAAGATGAGAAATAAGTATGATGAAATGtcaataatacaataaaaatgcaatttattcattttatcttaAGGTTTTGTCGTGCTTTTAGCATTTTGGTTAATATACACATAAGTCATGCagaagacttcatgaaatttgctgacattaattaaaaacaaaataaatattttagtttgTGATAAAGAACACAGTAATTTGAAAGCAGGAAACGAAAAGTTTATTAACTTCTCTCCTTTTCtgaaatcaagaaaatattttcatcacaAAAATTAGAAATACTAACCTAAACCCCATTTCAGTGTGTAATGTAAAAGGCATATATTTGGTAATAAGGAAAGACAAAGAGCTGAGCGGTGGGATGGTGAAGGGTCGAAGAGGAGTAGGAAGCAGAATAAAACCCTGTGATAGGCTTAATGTTAAGGATTTAGCATCACTTTTTGCTAGACTAAACCAGGGCAAAGTGGTAAGCCTTGAAACCATATACacatcaaacaaaagaaaaaataaactgaaaaggttgcatttatatacatttgtaaaaatacacacatgggtgcgtgtgtgtgtgtgtgtgtgtgtgtgtgtgtgtgtgtgggtgtgtgtgtgggtgtgggtgtgtgtgtgttgtttgacAATTACCAAATGAAAAGATGCTGTCAGCCTGAAATGGTTGGGGACATGGCGACACAGGGTTTAACAAGAGTAGCTGTGCGTTCCTGCAAAGGGGAAAATCATGTAATCCTATTTATCaaaaacacacttttaaaaaggctcatattttaaaatgtatttgcttCATATCTACTAATCAATAGTGTTTTATGTCTTCATATTTAAGAATATAACAAACAACTGGAAAATACTGTTCACTGTCTCCTATAATTTCAAATTTCAAGTTGAAATTCAATGCTATAACTCATTTTCTtcctaataaataaaataacttcccATTAGTGAAGATTAAAAAATTTGCCACTTTCAAGATATGTGATTGAACACAGAATTGAATGTCCCTCAAATTACTTCCATTTCTACAACTTCTAAACACAAAGGAGTTATACTATGGCACCATGTAGAATGTATGTCCCTATACCCAGAATAGTTCTAAACGTTTAGTTAATGAAGATTTCATTGCTACTGTGCCTCAAGAGGAGGTATTTTCAGATTTCTAAATATCGCATAGGAGAACTCTTCTTTGTGAAATAACAAGCTAGCTGTAAAAATCTTTATTATTTCATCAATGCATCAGTCAAATTCTGAAAGAGTGCCCATGCGCAATTGTTTTTGTCCTCATTTTAACTCATAATATCTGTTCCATACTCACTACAAACCTACAAGCAAAACTTACTCTTCCTTTATTAGCAACCCCATTCTTCATTACAGCAAACTTTGATGGTCAGTAAAGATTTGTTCATTTAATAGCTAAATAGAAAGCATTAAGAAAAAGTTGCACAGGAACAGATAATGATTTTAACACAGTTCCCTGTGCTTATCAGATTCTGACCCAAGTCCTCTAAGATTATCCAAAAAGTAATCCAAACAGAGAAGTGGAGAAACAATTTTCCTGCACTGGATGGAATTCCCAACCAAACTGAAGCAACATCCTCCAGGGGTTAACCTTTGTGTTAAGACGTTTAccaattacatttttaaacaatATGCTCAAAATCCATGTTTTGCACTTACAGTTTTAAaaacttcttttaattttctttgctttCATCAAATTTAGCATTCTAAGGTTTGTAGGTAATCATCTTCTATGAATCTTTATATTGAAAACGTCTGTAATATTCATTTGATTTAGCTTTGCTCGTCTTGCAATCAACCACGCAACTGAAACAGCCTAAGGCGGTGCCATATAAAGCTTTAAAAGTTCATCCCAAGAAGCTGATTTTATAGAGGAAGAAATTTGCCTCTAGAGACATGTGGAAAGCCTTAAGCAAGAGTGACTTTTGTTTGCTGAAATAACTTTTATGGGAATAAAAACCCTGGGattatttttttggttgtttgaatCAGGTAATTGACACATATAAAATCCAGAAATTGCTTAATATTAAAAATTCAGTTGTAGAAACGATACTTTTAGCCTCTAATTTGCTGTCAATAAGTGATCATATTGCTTTAAGGTAGTGACTGTCTATAGAGAGGAGGTATCTATAAGCAGTCAAATTTATTGTCTAGTTCTATTATCTGGATTAGACATTCATAACTATTGTCACTTAAAAATGGCTCTTTAACATTTgaggtttctctttttttcttcatatatCAAGTCTTTTTAGTGCATTTAATATAAGCTTTTCAGTTTTCCAATACTCTGatgtttatttcctttgtttattttttaaacaataaaattcaaaataaggTCTTCTGTCACTAGCTCTATGTAAtatttacatttgtttttttcatgagtacacaaacacacacacacacactcacacacacacacacatgcacacatatcctgaagaaaaatattaaaaataagaatggaCCTACAACATGACGTGTTGTATAATTAGGCAAATATGATTCTGGCTTTGTTTCAGACTGTCTTGTTTGTAAAGAATCAGTTTATTTTATCAACATGTTTAATAATAAATCATTCTGAAATTTGTATGCAGTTTAATTTTATTGATATACTCAATTctgctttaaaaacaataatgTTTGAAAAGTCTCCAAACGACATCAATTGCAAAACAGTGATAAAAATTTGTATGgaaaaaatgcaaattaagaTTAGAAAAATGCAGTAATCTAAACTGTTAAGAGAACCAATGTTTGAAATGATCATTGAGCCAAATGATACTGTAGAATATTCAGGGGGTAATGATACAATTGCATTTGCACACTTAGAAGGAAAGTTTAATATATTTACAGAATTGATGCAATTTATAAATTGTATAATGGCAGAAACACTGGTAAGTTTAGGACTTATAGTTTTAAAATTCTATTCCCTATTCTTGAATATTTGACACTGAATGCAAACtacaaaacagaaataatgtacttttaaaataaaatatctattaaGCTTAAATACTTAATGGAAAATAGATAATATTCACATAGTcataaatgataaaatatgaaGTATCTGAAAAAGTCAGTCATATATAAagtcataaaattagaaaaaatttaatttctatCAATGCTAGAAGAAATCACTAAAAGTCATAGAAGTTGAGTTTCAGTAAGTGCTTAAATATTTTTAAGCTAAAAAATGCAGATCTAAATATAGGGCATCTTCTTTAAGAAAATAGTAGGATTATATTTGGTATTATTATATTTGATTCAGTCAAATTGTGATacctaatcttggttgtcaaatTTACTACAACTGGAATCAGTTATACACATGCAGTTGAAcatacctgtgagggattttcttaaaGGATTATTTGGGGCAAGAAGACTGATCCTAAATGTCTGGGCAACACTTTATGGTAGCagcacatacatatcacacacacaccaccaccaccaccaccaccaccaccaccaccaccaccaccaccaccgccatggAAGAAGAAAGCTTTGCTTTTGCATGGCCTGCCTTCATCCTTGCTGGCACATTTATATGTTCCATAACAGAGGCACTCTTTCCCTGGTAATAGAACCTAATTATTTGGGATACCATTatagactgaagaccagcagctcttcACGACTCCTCTAGGACACTAGCCAGATCGCAACTGCTGAGACATCTAGCTGTGGTGACAGAACAACTGCTTGACCCTTCCACCTGGAGAAAAACATTGTTTTCATGGTAACTGCACACTGAAGAAAAAGTTGAAAATCA encodes:
- the Or4k1 gene encoding olfactory receptor Olr1629, encoding MAHSNESTVSEFVLLGLSKSWGLQLLLFTIFSVIYVTSVLGNVMIIVIIFADSHLNSPMYFLLGHLSFIDICQSNFATPKMLVDFFVELKTISFEGCMTQIFLLHSFVGSEMMLLVAMGYDRFVAICKPLHYNLIMNRRVCIIFVSISWSVGILHSVSHLAFTVNLPFCGPNEVDSFFCDLPLVIKLACMDTYRMEILTLANSGLISLSCFLALVISYIIILVTVQRQSSSGSSKALSTLTAHITVVILFFGPCIYFYIWPFSRLSVDKFLSVFYTICTPLLNSIIYSLRNEGMKSALRKLRNSHVNPGKN